tttgcaCAATTTGCATTTGCAGTAAAAAAGAGTTGGGTGGCGGTACGATTCTAGACCTCGGCGTTTACTGTCTGCAATTCGCCTGCTTGgtatatgataatgaagaGCCAGAAAGCATACAAGCCTCCGGGTGTTTGAATGAGGACGGCGTCGACATGTCCATGTCGGCTACGTTGCTTTACAAAGGAAATCGCACTGCGACTATTGCGACGAGCGCATTGGTAGATTTACCGAATGAAGCACGCATCTGCGGCACCAAAGGTATGATAACAGTACCAAATTTCTGGTGCCCAACGACGGCGAATTTACCAAGCGGCCCTGTAAACGTGCCGTTGCCAGAATTGAAGCAAGAGACTAACTATATAAATTCTGCTGGACTTTGTTATGAAATTGCTGAAGCTCGCGCTTGTATTCAGAAAggtaaaacttttaatgtagttataaatataaatttttaaattataataaaaaattgttatatgatAATTCATCCAGACAACGCGCGTCTTGAAGACATCTAAAAGACGTCTTTTAGATATCTTTAAGGCATACGTGTTGTTTGGGCAGTAAGCAAACTGTTAGAAATGATGACAGCGCTGCCGAACAGCTatagttaatattttgctTACTGAGAAATTCTGAACCagaatttcttacaaaaataacaGCAAAAATATGccaagtatataaaaaatgatttatcatAACGATAAATACTggcttaaatattttgatatgtttaattatacagGTTTAACAGAAAGTTCGAAGATGACGCTTGACACGTCTATGTTATTGGCAAAACTCGAGGATGAACTTCGCAAACAATTAGGTGTCAAATATTCTAAGTTAAGTTAAGTAACCTTATGCATTCACATAAATACCTATTACTATATATTCAATGTATAaccgaaaaataattttgcatttatgataaatatctgTGTTTACTAGtagatgttttctttttttaagattttaccaaaattttatctttaaagatCACATGCCAATGTGAGTAAACATAACATTTGTGTGGTtataacctaacctaacctaaccctAACCCTAACCCTAACCCTAACCTAATTTAAAACCGGTGTTAAGTGCCGCTTACACAACATTTTAGTTAGTAGTTAAGGTTATTGCACGTAAAAATCGACCAATCACAGTAATGCGAGTGACGATTAcgattaaatcttttttatgcCTTTATGTATCTAGTTGCAAACGTTTCCGATTGgcataattcttttttttccctttgtTTCCTTAAATACTTATTACCAGCAAGGACACAAAAGCATTATTCTCTCTATTGCTTATAGGATGTCGAACAAAGACAGAATGACTTGTGTCTCTTGCTGGAAAGCAATCATAATTACGGATGTCACTAGAAGTCAGAGTTGCCACACTCTTTCTAGAGACGCGcgattatttcgtttattGTGTTTGCCGTAGTGATCCACGACAGTCATTTCATAGgtcaatatatatactaaGGCCGGTTGAATACAATTCAAACAGAGCTCTTAACGGTTATCGTGAAATGTACACTCTTGTACATCAAGAACGAATAGTTGGACTATCATAGCGATTTATCTGCATTTCTGCGTACAAATTGTATTCAGACatacaagagttttatttcTGCTATGAAGAAAACGTAAATATGTCGAAGTCACACAGGCATTAGGTAATTGTACGGTAAAAAATAGTGTGTACGAGATTGAGTGTTGTAACCAGAGAAGTTTGTTGTTGTGAGTGACAAGGTTtgtctaaattaatttagcatTACTATTAtctccatatttttttttttttttttatgaaatacatatttaatatttgattgtgAACATgatatagtttaatatattgaaaacaaatgcatgatattttaatttgattaaatcaatcaatttttatatatagtttttattttttgcatgaaATATATTGGATATTTGAATGcatgtaatatgtataaactATAATCTATACTACTTGATAGTATAatttaagaagaaagtattttataatatctgcATGATTTATTTGCCATTTGTTTTATGATGTTCTAAACAAGTTCTAacttctttataaaattaaaagtatttacattattctaagtatgtattgaaaaatctttcttaaagtacttaaactttttttattgcatgtgATAGATGGAATCTCGATTACCAAaaccaaaaattatattaaaaaaggcTATTAGTACAGTGGACATGAATGTCAAAAGTAACAACAATAAACTTAGAAGAGATGATAATACTTCAGCATCAACAAGTACTATCAGTACAAAATCTATAAATGAGAACAAACTAGTACCGAAACAAACTTTAGTTCGTTCAAAAACGCTATCTACAATTACAAGACCAACAAATGTGACAGCTGTAAAACGAACAGCTACTGCTGTAACATATGGAGAAGTGAAAAGACCATTTGTTAAACCTGTTGCCAAAACAATAGTAAATAAGTCAAGTAATAATGCATTAGTAACTAATAACAGAGGCAACAAAgtagtacaaaataatacCGATAATAAAACGGACAAGattaaaagatgggatctaAGGGGTCGTTTAGCACAGACAAGTGATAAACTATCAGTTGCAACACAAAAGCACAAAGACATAGAATCAAAATACACTGCATTACAAgaattagtaaataatttacaagccAGTGAAACTCTATACAGAACTAAAGCACAAGAACTTGAAGTTTCAAACGGTACTTTGACAAGTAAACTTCAGTGTTTAACAGAGGAAACGTCTATAATGCGAGAGCGCCACGAAAGTTTAACACAACGATTAAAGGAAGCAGAAGAATCATGTAAAAGTCTTTCTTACACATTGAACGACATTCAAGGAAAATACAAAGCACAGGAGATATTAGTTTTGGAACAAACCAAAGAATTGACAACTTTGAAATCAGACTTAGAATCACAAACAAAGATAAATGAGGAATTAGAAACATTATCTCATAATATGGATAAAGAACGCAGATTATTACACAACACTATACAAGAATTAAAAGGAAATATCCGAGTATTTTGCAGAGTTCGCCCGCGAACCCCACAGGAAATAGAACAGATGAAAGGGTAAGTAGATTTCTACACATTTATATTGTAGTCATTAAAGGAAATCAAAGTGTTATTAGACAAACGCATAAAATTAAACACATCTTTGCTTAtgttttaaagataattttataggatttatt
Above is a genomic segment from Linepithema humile isolate Giens D197 chromosome 6, Lhum_UNIL_v1.0, whole genome shotgun sequence containing:
- the LOC105671479 gene encoding trans-1,2-dihydrobenzene-1,2-diol dehydrogenase, with product MVALRWGIISAGKISHDFVTALRSFPEDEHDVIAVAARDLSRAQDFAKLHGIKKTYDDYEKLAMDKDIDIVYIGAIHPHHFNTALIVLHHNKHLLCEKPLTMYWYQTAKIVHFARGKKLFLMEGVWSRFFPVYDAIRKEIASGSLGDIYQVIVPFGFKMPDIDRITKKELGGGTILDLGVYCLQFACLVYDNEEPESIQASGCLNEDGVDMSMSATLLYKGNRTATIATSALVDLPNEARICGTKGMITVPNFWCPTTANLPSGPVNVPLPELKQETNYINSAGLCYEIAEARACIQKGLTESSKMTLDTSMLLAKLEDELRKQLGVKYSKLS